Proteins from a genomic interval of Betta splendens chromosome 10, fBetSpl5.4, whole genome shotgun sequence:
- the fgf1a gene encoding putative fibroblast growth factor 1, with amino-acid sequence MADDETLAEDPRIGDSGLAPRDHRRLTRLYCMNGGHHLQIRADGTVRGQRDGGDAHTVLKIKAVDRGVVVVQGTEAGRYLAMSDEGTLYSSPSVTDECYFLEKLEENHYNTYQPQKYQDRKWYVGLKKNGEPKLGPRTHIGQKAVFFLPRRLHSGE; translated from the exons ATGGCGGATGACGAGACGCTCGCAGAGGATCCGAGGATCGGGGACAGCGGCCTGGCGCCGCGGGACCACAGGCGGCTAACTCGGCTGTACTGCATGAATGGCGGACATCACCTCCAGATCCGGGCCGACGGGACGGTGCGGGGCCAGAGGGATGGCGGCGACGCTCACA CTGTGTTAAAGATAAAGGCTGTGGACAGAGGCGTCGTGGTCGTCCAGGGAACAGAAGCCGGGCGCTACCTGGCAATGAGCGACGAGGGCACTTTGTACAGTTCA ccCTCGGTCACCGACGAATGTTACTTCCTGGAGAAACTGGAGGAAAACCACTACAACACATATCAGCCTCAGAAATATcaggacaggaagtggtacGTGGGTCTGAAAAAGAACGGCGAACCCAAACTGGGTCCGAGGACTCACATTGGACAGAAGGCCGTGTTCTTCCTGCCGCGCCGGCTCCACTCTGGGGAGTGA
- the LOC114863957 gene encoding NEDD4 family-interacting protein 1-like, with protein MAEPNSNVRYQELVNEEDAAQPSQDGPAQDAPPPYSSIAAANAAFFEYKEDGGRFPNPPSYSVATTLPSYDEAERSKAEAAIPLVPGRVTEDDFVTRDDFEDADQLRIGNDGIFMLTFFMAFLFNWIGFFLSFCLTTSAAGRYGAISGFGLSLIKWVLIVRFSTYFPGYFDGQYWLWWVFLALGFMLFIRGFVNYSRVRKLADPTYATLPRTRVLFIY; from the exons ATGGCAGAACCAAACAGCAACGTGAGATATCAGGAG ctggtTAATGAGGAGGACGCAGCTCAGCCATCCCAGGATGGTCCTGCCCAGGATGCACCACCACCCTACAGCAGCATCGCTGCAGCAAATGCAG CTTTCTTCGAATATAAAGAAGATGGAGGCCGATTCCCCAATCCTCCATCTTACAGTGTTGCCACCACTCTGCCCTCCTATGACGAGGCTGAGAGGAGCAAAGCAGAGGCTGCCATCCCTCTGGTCCCTGGAAGAGTCACG GAGGATGACTTTGTCACGAGAGATGACTTTGAAGATGCTGATCAGCTGCGGATAGGAAACGACGGCATCTTCATGCTCACATTCTTCA TGGCATTCCTCTTCAACTGGATTGGCTTCTTCTTGTCGTTCTGTTTGACCACTTCGGCCGCTGGTCGATACGGGGCCATCTCTGGCTTTGGCCTGTCCCTAATTAAATGGGTTCTCATTGTCAGG tTCTCTACCTACTTTCCTGGTTACTTTGATGGGCAGTACTGGCTGTGGTGGGTGTTCCTGGCCCTGG GCTTCATGCTGTTCATCAGAGGCTTTGTTAACTACTCCAGAGTGCGTAAGTTGGCTGATCCCACCTATGCCACTCTCCCCCGAACAAGGGTGCTCTTCATCTATTAG
- the gnpda1 gene encoding glucosamine-6-phosphate isomerase 1 has translation MKLIILNDYDQASEWAAKYIRNKILLFGPGPDKYFTLGLPTGSTPLGCYKKLIQYCKNGELSFQYVKTFNMDEYVGLPRDHPESYHSFMWNNFFKHIDIRAENTHILDGNAADLQAECDAFEKKIMDAGGIELFVGGIGPDGHIAFNEPGSSLVSRTRVKTLAKDTIMANARFFDGDLSKVPTMALTVGVGTVMDAKEVMILITGAHKAFALYKAIEDGVNHMWTVSAFQQHPQTVFVCDEDATLELRVKTVKYFKGMMHVHNKLVESLNSESKKK, from the exons ATGAAGCTGATCATCCTCAATGACTATGACCAGGCGAGCGAGTGGGCTGCAAAGTACATCAGAAACAAGATATTACTGTTCGGCCCCGGTCCAGACAAATACTTCACTCTGGGTCTCCCCACAG GAAGTACGCCTTTGGGTTGTTATAAAAAGCTGATCCAGTACTGTAAGAATGGAGAACTCTCTTTCCAGTATGTAAAGACTTTCAACATGGATGAATATGTAG GCTTACCTAGAGATCACCCTGAGAGCTACCACTCCTTCATGTGGAACAACTTCTTCAAGCACATAGACATAAGAGCGGAGAACACTCACATCCTCGATGGCAACGCAGCTGACCTGCAGGCAGAATGTGATGCTTTTGAGAAAAAGATAATGGATGCTGGAGGAATCGAGTTGTTTGTTGGAG gGATTGGACCCGACGGTCACATCGCTTTTAACGAGCCTGGTTCAAGCTTGGTTTCCAGGACCAGGGTAAAGACCCTGGCAAAGGACACAATCATGGCTAATGCCCGATTCTTTGACGGGGATCTTTCCAAGGTGCCCACCATGGCGCTGACTGTAGGAGTAGGCACAGTCATGGATGCAAAAGAG GTCATGATCCTCATCACTGGTGCGCACAAGGCATTTGCCTTATATAAAGCTATAGAGGACGGCGTGAATCACATGTGGACAGTATCTGCTTTCCAGCAGCACCCACAGACTGTTTTTGTATGCGATGAAGATGCCACATTAGAACTGCGAGTCAAAACCGTGAAATACTTTAAAG GGATGATGCATGTGCACAACAAGCTGGTGGAGTCACTTAATTCAGAATCTAAGAAGAAGTGA
- the hspa4b gene encoding heat shock 70 kDa protein 4b — protein MSVVGFDVGFMNCYVAVARAGGIETVANEYSDRCTPACVSFGPRNRSIGAAAKSQVVTNSKNTVQGFKRFHGRAFSDPYVQKLKNSLVYDIAQMPSGTAGIKVMYMEEEKVFSIEQVTAMLLTKLKETAENALKKPVADCVISVPCYYTDAERRSVVDAAQISGLNCLRLMNETTAVALAYGIYKQDLPAPEEKARNVVFVDLGHSGYQTSVCAFNKGKLKVLATACDPELGGKDFDEVLVNYFCEDFGKKYKLDVKSKPRALVRLYQECEKLKKLMSANSSDLPLNIECFMNDIDVSGKLNRGQFEEMCGDILTRVEPPLQSLLESTKLKKDDIYAVEIVGGASRIPAIKERISKFFGKELSTTLNADEAVARGCALQCAILSPAFKVREFSITDVVPYPVSLKWHSAVEEGVSDCEVFPKNHAAPFSKVLTFYRKEPFSLEAYYNCPNELPYPDPIIGQFLIQKVVPQASGESSKVKVKVRVNIHGIFSVSSASLVEVQKSDETEEPMETEQATEKDAESKMQTDQDEAQAQGEGQKETEEKTPRENEEMETTTEENKGEKKSDQPPQAKKPKVKTKVLELPIENSPQWQLADDMLNLFVESEGKMIMQDKLEKERNDAKNNVEEYVYEMRDKLHGMLEKFVSESDRDALSLKLEDTENWLYEDGEDQPKQVYIDKLADLKKLGQPIQERYAEAEERPKAFEELGKQIQQYMKFIEAYKMKEEQYDHLDEADVTKVDKLTNDTMIWMNSTMNQQSKQSLTVDPPVKVKEIRAKTRELFSSCNPIVTKPKPKVELPKEETPAEQNGPVNGQDKPQEEPADKGTGESTGNPTSETTESKPDMDLD, from the exons ATGTCAGTTGTCGGATTTGACGTCGGGTTCATGAATTGCTATGTAGCGGTAGCCAGAGCCGGAGGGATTGAAACTGTCGCTAACGAATACAGCGATCGATGTACACC aGCATGTGTTTCTTTTGGACCCCGGAATCGATCCATTGGCGCAGCTGCAAAAAGTCAG GTCGTCACAAATAGCAAAAACACAGTCCAGGGGTTCAAGAGGTTTCATGGCCGTGCGTTTTCAGACCCATATGTGCAGAAACTTAAAAACAGTTTGGTCTATGATATTGCACAAATGCCTTCAGGAACAGCTGGCATTAAG GTGATGtacatggaggaggagaaggtgttCAGCATTGAGCAGGTCACTGCCATGCTGCTGACCAAGCTGAAGGAGACGGCCGAGAATGCACTAAAAAAGCCTGTGGCTGACTGTGTCATATCT GTCCCTTGCTACTACACTGATGCTGAGAGGAGATCAGTAGTGGATGCTGCTCAGATTTCTGGACTCAACTGCCTGAGGCTCATGAATGAGACAACGGCAG TTGCATTGGCTTATGGGATCTATAAACAGGATCTCCCTGCTCCTGAGGAAAAGGCCAGGAATGTAGTGTTTGTGGATCTGGGCCATTCTGGATACCAGACATCAGTGTGTGCCTTCAACAAGGGCAAActcaag GTCCTTGCTACAGCTTGTGACCCAGAGTTGGGAGGAAAGGACTTCGACGAGGTACTGGTCAATTATTTCTGTGAAGATTTTGGCAAAAAGTACAAGCTGGATGTCAAGTCAAAGCCCAGGGCTCTGGTCAGGCTCTACCAGGAGtgtgagaaattaaaaaaactgatGAGCGCCAACTCCTCAGACTTGCCACTCAACATCGAGTGCTTCATGAATGACATTGATGTATCTGGAAAACTGAACAG GGGTCAGTTTGAGGAGATGTGTGGTGACATTCTGACCCGAGTTGAGCCTCCGCTGCAGAGCCTGCTGGAGAGTACAA AACTGAAAAAGGACGACATCTATGCAGTAGAGATAGTGGGTGGAGCTTCCAGGATCCCAGCAATTAAGGAGAGAATCAGCAAATTCTTTGGGAAGGAGCTGAGCACCACACTGAATGCTGATGAAGCTGTGGCCAGAGGATGTGccctgcag TGTGCAATCTTGTCACCTGCCTTCAAAGTTCGGGAATTCTCCATCACAGATGTTGTTCCCTATCCCGTCTCCTTGAAGTGGCACTCTGCTGTCGAGGAAGGTGTCAG TGATTGTGAGGTCTTTCCTAAGAACCATGCAGCACCTTTTTCCAAAGTCTTGACCTTTTACCGGAAAGAGCCTTTCTCTTTGGAAGCGTACTACAATTGCCCTAACGAGCTGCCCTACCCTGACCCCATTATTG gtcAGTTTCTGATCCAGAAAGTTGTTCCACAGGCATCTGGTGAAAGCTCCAAGGTGAAAGTCAAGGTGCGGGTGAACATTCATGGCATCTTTAGTGTGTCCAGTGCCTCCCTGGTCGAAGTGCAGAAGTCGGATGAGACAGAGGAACCCATGGAAACTGAACAGGCCACTGAAAAAGATGCAGAG AGCAAAATGCAGACTGATCAGGACGAAGCACAGGCTCAGGGAGAAGGtcagaaagaaacagaagagaAGACACCACGTGAAAATGAAGAGATGGAG acaacaacagaggagaacAAAGGCGAGAAGAAGTCTGACCAGCCCCCGCAGGCTAAAAAACCCAAAGTCAAAACAAAGGTGTTGGAGCTTCCAATTGAAAACAGCCCGCAGTGGCAGCTAGCAGATGACATGCTCAACCTTTTCGTAGAAAGTGAG GGCAAGATGATCATGCAGGACAAGCTGGAAAAGGAGAGGAATGATGCCAAGAATAATGTAGAGGAGTATGTGTATGAGATGAGGGACAAGCTACATGGAATGCTGGAGAAGTTTGTCAGTGAATCT GACCGTGATGCTTTGTCATTAAAACTGGAGGACACTGAAAACTGGTTGTATGAAGATGGAGAGGATCAACCCAAACAGGTGTACATTGACAAACTGGCAGATTTGAAg AAACTGGGCCAGCCTATCCAGGAGAGGTATGCAGAGGCTGAAGAGAGACCCAAAGCTTTTGAGGAGTTGGGGAAACAAATTCAGCAGTACATGAAATTTATTGAAGCATACAAAATGAAG GAGGAACAGTACGATCATTTAGATGAGGCAGACGTCACCAAAGTGGACAAACTGACCAACGACACCATGATCTGGATGAACAGCACCATGAACcagcagagcaaacagagcTTGACGGTGGATCCTCCTGTCAAAGTCAAAGAGATTAGAGCAAAAACAAGG GAGCTGTTCTCCAGCTGTAACCCTATTGTGACCAAGCCCAAACCCAAGGTGGAGCTTCCCAAAGAGGAGACGCCTGCCGAGCAGAACGGGCCTGTCAACGGGCAGGACAAACCCCAGGAGGAACCCGCAGACAAGGGAACGGGCGAGAGCACAGGCAACCCCACCTCAGAAACCACAGAAAGCAAGCCTGACATGGACCTTGATTAA
- the LOC114863959 gene encoding cytochrome b-c1 complex subunit 8, which translates to MGLHFGDLARVRHIITYTMSPFEQRAFANYFSKGIPNVWRRFSSSFFKVAPPMILAYVTYTWGNSVHEQSKRKNPADYENDE; encoded by the exons ATGGGGCTTCACTTTGGAGACCTGGCCAGGGTTAGGCATATTATCACATACACTATGTCCCCTTTTGAGCAGAGGGCATTTGCCAACTACTTCTCCAAGGGAATCCCTAATGTGTGGAGAAGATTCTCTTCATCGTTCTTCAAAGTTGCTCCCC CAATGATCCTCGCGTACGTGACATACACCTGGGGAAATAGTGTCCATGAGCAAAGCAAGAGAAAGAATCCTGCTGACTATGAGAACGATGAATAA
- the gdf9 gene encoding growth/differentiation factor 9 — MMAKQTLMSATLRYVHTVLLLLLLARGWPLAGGSAGSSSAPHALGSVPYPYGSIFSPLLKALSEHGGSRWNPGLKRKMKPEHKYMKYLTEVYKTSSRVQRSVDGNQIYNTVRLIKPQEECPVESYKESFMQDLSYSLDQVRRKEQLLKSALLYHFDHDHTPRGSFMCHLSIKEQERSNQCQLCPGVNHTVNFTASAERRSRRNWVEVDVTSLLHHLFKFQKNNIHLLINVTCPEEQGAGGEWQRGPVESSLRSPPLLLYLSDTNKIAHQSSPPGAKASRESFTAANAFHKQMVFKAEKRFGRKGRWKRESQKSKRGDKGLDIHLPELLPSSEFPTSDCALYDFRVRFSQLKLDHWIVFPPKYNPRYCRGICPRTMGSIYGSPVHTMVQNIIYEMLDSSVPRPSCIPSHYSPLSVMIFEEDGSYVYKEFEDMVATRCTCR; from the exons ATGATGGCAAAACAAACGCTGATGTCAGCCACCCTGCGTTACGTCCAcaccgtcctgctgctgctgctgctcgctcgCGGCTGGCCGCTCGCCGGCGGCTCCGCCGGCTCCTCGAGCGCGCCGCACGCCCTGGGCAGCGTCCCGTACCCGTACGGCAGCATCTTCTCCCCGCTGCTCAAAGCGCTGTCGGAGCACGGGGGGTCGAGGTGGAACCCGGGcctgaagaggaagatgaagccCGAACACAAGTACATGAAATACCTGACGGAGGTTTACAAGACGTCCTCCCGAGTGCAGAGGAGTGTGGACGGGAATCAGATCTACAACACAGTGCGGCTGATCAAGCCTCAAGAAGAATGTCCTGTAGAAAGTTATAAAG AAAGTTTTATGCAGGATCTTTCCTACAGCCTTGATCAAGTACGAAGAAAAGAGCAGCTCCTGAAGTCTGCCCTGTTGTACCATTTTGATCACGACCACACACCACGCGGGAGCTTCATGTGCCACCTGAGCATCAAGGAGCAGGAGCGGTCCAATCAGTGTCAGCTATGTCCTGGGGTCAACCACACCGTGAACTTCACAGCCAGcgctgagaggaggagcaggaggaactgGGTGGAGGTGGACGTCACCTCGCTTCTCCATCACCTTTTCAAGTTCCAGAAGAACAACATACACCTGCTCATCAACGTGACCTGCCCAGAGGAACAAGGAGCCGGAGGAGAGTGGCAGCGGGGGCCGGTGGAGTCCAGCCTCAGgtcccctcctctgctgctctatCTCAGTGACACCAACAAAATCGCCCACCAGAGTTCACCCCCCGGCGCCAAAGCAAGTCGCGAGTCATTCACCGCGGCTAACGCTTTTCACAAGCAAATGGTGTTCAAGGCGGAGAAGAGGTTCGGCCGCAAGGGGAGGTGGAAAAGGGAATCTCAGAAGAGCAAGCGAGGCGATAAAGGCCTGGATATCCACCTGCCCGAGCTGCTCCCGAGCTCTGAATTCCCCACCAGCGACTGTGCCTTGTATGATTTCAGGGTGCGATTCAGCCAACTCAAACTCGATCACTGGATTGTTTTTCCACCAAAGTACAACCCCAGGTACTGCCGCGGCATTTGCCCGAGGACCATGGGCTCCATCTATGGTTCTCCTGTCCACACCATGGTGCAAAACATCATCTACGAGATGCTTGACTCTTCTGTGCCCAGGCCGTCATGCATTCCCTCCCATTACAGCCCCTTGAGTGTCATGATCTTTGAGGAGGACGGCTCTTACGTCTACAAGGAGTTTGAAGACATGGTCGCAACCAGGTGCACGTGTCGCTAA
- the sowahab gene encoding ankyrin repeat domain-containing protein SOWAHA: MSLTQEAVLSFLLERGGKAKNSELVNSFRSQINSSDTAEQRHNRELFKRLVNSVAVVKQLDEVKFVVVKKRYRDFVRDAAHGGSPETQTDESVSSRSASFAHTSPHRADAAWMMRADMDNNNLCCAINANDTCDAQQTRGENTRAFSMDAGVDAATVKVLNITGDRTSRARKSGAVFAVIAVKSPPRESAPATQNGLRSHVDLHENTGKPMAVGSKVSAPTVPSLNLTFPACKRDELISGTLTGKLRQTGFPQARPPNKPTRQTDDSKYCESVPLEPLAHEWLVKCAAGLWGQIYALLMLDTRLAHRKDFMSGFTALHWAAKGGNSEMMHALMDVAKNTGGAYVNVNSKAHGGYTPLHIAAIHGHTEVMVVLVRVYGADVHLRDNDGKKAFHYLGSGASAEVRALLRGLQESEYVEKTDGESRDPPKGFNTISKLFQPHIGRKQKASTRLALD, from the coding sequence ATGTCTCTAACCCAGGAAGCTGTGCTGTCTTTTCTGCTGGAGCGCGGAGGTAAAGCGAAGAACTCGGAGCTCGTGAACAGTTTCAGGAGCCAGATCAACAGCAGCGACACCGCGGAACAGCGGCACAATAGGGAGCTCTTCAAGCGGCTGGTCAACAGCGTGGCCGTGGTCAAACAGCTCGACGAGGTCAAGTTTGTAGTCGTGAAGAAACGGTATCGGGACTTCGTTAGGGACGCGGCGCACGGCGGCTCGCCGGAAACGCAGACGGATGAAAGTGTCTCGAGCCGAAGCGCGAGCTTCGCGCACACGTCTCCGCATCGAGCGGACGCAGCCTGGATGATGCGCGCAGACATGGACAACAACAACCTCTGCTGTGCGATAAACGCCAATGACACCTGTGATGCCCAACAAACGCGTGGGGAGAACACGAGGGCGTTCTCGATGGACGCCGGTGTGGACGCAGCCACCGTCAAAGTCCTGAATATCACCGGAGATCGGACGAGCAGAGCCCGGAAATCTGGAGCCGTGTTCGCGGTCATCGCAGTCAAGTCCCCACCGAGAGAGTCCGCACCAGCAACTCAGAATGGATTGAGATCCCACGTGGATTTGCATGAGAACACAGGCAAGCCGATGGCAGTGGGAAGTAAAGTTTCTGCACCAACTGTGCCAAGTCTGAACTTAACCTTTCCGGCTTGTAAGAGGGATGAATTAATAAGTGGGACACTCACTGGGAAACTCAGGCAGACAGGATTTCCCCAGGCGAGGCCCCCGAACAAGCCcacaagacagacagatgaTTCAAAGTACTGTGAGTCAGTGCCTTTGGAGCCATTAGCTCACGAGTGGCTGGTGAAGTGTGCCGCGGGGCTGTGGGGGCAGATCTACGCTCTGCTGATGCTGGACACTCGCTTAGCGCACAGGAAAGACTTCATGTCAGGCTTCACAGCGCTGCACTGGGCCGCCAAGGGCGGCAACAGCGAGATGATGCACGCGCTCATGGACGTCGCAAAGAACACGGGAGGCGCCTACGTCAACGTCAACAGCAAAGCGCATGGAGGATACACGCCGCTGCACATTGCAGCCATACACGGCCACACGGAGGTCATGGTTGTGCTTGTGCGGGTTTATGGAGCCGATGTTCATTTGAGGGATAATGATGGAAAGAAGGCGTTCCACTACCTGGGCAGCGGCGCGTCCGCCGAGGTGAGAGCACTTCTGAGAGGACTGCAAGAGAGCGAGTACGTGGAGAAGACGGATGGGGAGTCCAGAGACCCCCCGAAGGGGTTCAACACCATCAGTAAACTGTTCCAGCCCCACATTGGAAGGAAACAAAAGGCATCAACCAGGCTAGCTCTGGACTGA
- the LOC114863953 gene encoding septin-8-A-like isoform X1 has translation MAANDVDVFANEEKRSLELGGHVGFDSLPDQLVSKSVAQGFCFNILCVGETGIGKSTLMNTLFNTTFENEESSHYESEVHLRPQMYDLQESNVNLKLTIVHTAGFGDQINREQSYKPILEYIDAQFEKYLEEELKIKRSLSNYHDTRIHICLYFIAPTGHSLKSLDLVTMKKLDSKVNIIPVIAKADTVSKGELDKLKIKIMSELVSNGVQIYQFPTEDEAVAEINSSMNSHLPFAVVGSVEDIKVGNKMVKARLYPWGSVQVENENHCDFVKLREMLLRVNMEDLREQTHARHYELYRRCKLEEMGFKDTDPDSQSFSLQETYEAKRKEFLIELQRKEEEMRQMFVNKVKETEAELKEKEKELHERFEQLKRMHQDEKRNLEEKRRELEEEMNAFNRRKVAAETLMGQALQGCSQQPFKKDKDKKNFFSLPSACSLTSGRNLN, from the exons ATGGCGGCCAATGACGTGGACGTTTTCGCA AATGAAGAAAAGCGCAGCCTGGAGCTCGGGGGTCACGTGGGCTTCGACAGTCTTCCGGATCAGCTGGTCAGCAAGTCGGTGGCGCAGGGATTCTGCTTCAACATCCTCTGTGTGG GTGAGACAGGGATCGGCAAATCAACATTAATGAACACGCTGTTCAACACCACATTTGAAAACGAGGAATCCAGCCACTATGAGAGCGAAGTGCATCTACGCCCTCAAATGTATGATCTGCAGGAGAGCAATGTCAACCTCAAGCTGACCATTGTGCACACGGCGGGGTTTGGAGACCAGATCAACCGGGAGCAAAG CTATAAACCTATCCTCGAGTATATTGATGCCCAGTTTGAAAAGTACCTCGAAGAGGAGCTAAAGATAAAACGGTCCCTGTCGAATTACCACGACACAAGGATCCACATCTGTCTGTATTTCATCGCCCCCACCGGACACTCCCTCAAGTCCCTGGACCTGGTCACAATGAAGAAGCTGGACAGCAAG GTGAATATCATCCCTGTCATCGCGAAGGCCGACACGGTGTCCAAGGGTGAACTGGACAAATTAAAAATCAAGATCATGAGCGAGCTGGTCAGCAACGGGGTGCAGATTTATCAGTTCCCCACGGAGGACGAGGCCGTGGCAGAAATCAACTCCTCCATGAAC AGTCATCTGCCGTTTGCTGTGGTTGGAAGTGTGGAAGACATTAAAGTGGGAAATAAGATGGTAAAGGCAAGACTGTACCCCTGGGGATCAGTACAGG TGGAGAATGAAAACCACTGTGATTTTGTGAAGCTGAGGGAGATGCTGTTGCGCGTGAACATGGAGGATCTCCGGGAGCAAACACACGCTCGACACTATGAACTCTACCGTCGCTGCAAGCTGGAGGAGATGGGCTTCAAGGACACCGACCCAGACAGCCAGTCGTTCAG CCTCCAGGAAACATATGAAGCCAAGAGGAAGGAGTTCCTCATCGAGCTGCAGCgcaaagaggaagaaatgagGCAGATGTTCGTCAACAAAGTGAAGGAGACAGAAGCTGAGctgaaggaaaaggagaaagag CTGCATGAGAGGTTCGAGCAGCTCAAGCGGATGCATCAGGATGAGAAAAGGAATTTGGAGGAGAAAAggcgagagctggaggaggagatgaacgCCTTCAACAGGAGGAAGGTGGCGGCGGAGACGCTGATGGGACAAGCGCTCCAAGGCTGCTCACAGCAGCCGTTCAAGAAGGACAAGGACAAGAAGAA CTTCTTTAGTCTCCCATCTGCGTGTTCCCTAACCTCAGGAAGGAATTTGAATTAG
- the LOC114863953 gene encoding septin-8-A-like isoform X2, which yields MAANDVDVFANEEKRSLELGGHVGFDSLPDQLVSKSVAQGFCFNILCVGETGIGKSTLMNTLFNTTFENEESSHYESEVHLRPQMYDLQESNVNLKLTIVHTAGFGDQINREQSYKPILEYIDAQFEKYLEEELKIKRSLSNYHDTRIHICLYFIAPTGHSLKSLDLVTMKKLDSKVNIIPVIAKADTVSKGELDKLKIKIMSELVSNGVQIYQFPTEDEAVAEINSSMNSHLPFAVVGSVEDIKVGNKMVKARLYPWGSVQVENENHCDFVKLREMLLRVNMEDLREQTHARHYELYRRCKLEEMGFKDTDPDSQSFSLQETYEAKRKEFLIELQRKEEEMRQMFVNKVKETEAELKEKEKELHERFEQLKRMHQDEKRNLEEKRRELEEEMNAFNRRKVAAETLMGQALQGCSQQPFKKDKDKKN from the exons ATGGCGGCCAATGACGTGGACGTTTTCGCA AATGAAGAAAAGCGCAGCCTGGAGCTCGGGGGTCACGTGGGCTTCGACAGTCTTCCGGATCAGCTGGTCAGCAAGTCGGTGGCGCAGGGATTCTGCTTCAACATCCTCTGTGTGG GTGAGACAGGGATCGGCAAATCAACATTAATGAACACGCTGTTCAACACCACATTTGAAAACGAGGAATCCAGCCACTATGAGAGCGAAGTGCATCTACGCCCTCAAATGTATGATCTGCAGGAGAGCAATGTCAACCTCAAGCTGACCATTGTGCACACGGCGGGGTTTGGAGACCAGATCAACCGGGAGCAAAG CTATAAACCTATCCTCGAGTATATTGATGCCCAGTTTGAAAAGTACCTCGAAGAGGAGCTAAAGATAAAACGGTCCCTGTCGAATTACCACGACACAAGGATCCACATCTGTCTGTATTTCATCGCCCCCACCGGACACTCCCTCAAGTCCCTGGACCTGGTCACAATGAAGAAGCTGGACAGCAAG GTGAATATCATCCCTGTCATCGCGAAGGCCGACACGGTGTCCAAGGGTGAACTGGACAAATTAAAAATCAAGATCATGAGCGAGCTGGTCAGCAACGGGGTGCAGATTTATCAGTTCCCCACGGAGGACGAGGCCGTGGCAGAAATCAACTCCTCCATGAAC AGTCATCTGCCGTTTGCTGTGGTTGGAAGTGTGGAAGACATTAAAGTGGGAAATAAGATGGTAAAGGCAAGACTGTACCCCTGGGGATCAGTACAGG TGGAGAATGAAAACCACTGTGATTTTGTGAAGCTGAGGGAGATGCTGTTGCGCGTGAACATGGAGGATCTCCGGGAGCAAACACACGCTCGACACTATGAACTCTACCGTCGCTGCAAGCTGGAGGAGATGGGCTTCAAGGACACCGACCCAGACAGCCAGTCGTTCAG CCTCCAGGAAACATATGAAGCCAAGAGGAAGGAGTTCCTCATCGAGCTGCAGCgcaaagaggaagaaatgagGCAGATGTTCGTCAACAAAGTGAAGGAGACAGAAGCTGAGctgaaggaaaaggagaaagag CTGCATGAGAGGTTCGAGCAGCTCAAGCGGATGCATCAGGATGAGAAAAGGAATTTGGAGGAGAAAAggcgagagctggaggaggagatgaacgCCTTCAACAGGAGGAAGGTGGCGGCGGAGACGCTGATGGGACAAGCGCTCCAAGGCTGCTCACAGCAGCCGTTCAAGAAGGACAAGGACAAGAAGAA TTGA